In Equus quagga isolate Etosha38 chromosome 18, UCLA_HA_Equagga_1.0, whole genome shotgun sequence, the sequence AGGGCAACGGGCCCTTGATGAGAGAAGCCCCTGCCTGAAGCCGGCTGCCCATGGCGCCCCCGTGGGCAGCGCTGAAAAGGAAGTTAAGATTCTCCCGCAACTTCCCCTAGCAGAGATTCTACCCCTTTCACAGAAGcgcaagaaaggagagaggaccTGAGGAAATGAGTGCGTCCTCTGCGGATTTGCTCCAGTGTCACTGTAGGTGAGGACAGGGGGAAGCGTCTGCAGCGCCCCCGCCCTGCACGCTCCTGGCCATCACCACGGAAGTTGGGTTTTGAATGAAGGGCGCTAGGACCCGGTGGCGCGGCGTCGGCAGGGACTGGGCGCTCGGGGCGCTGAAGGGCGCCGCGGCGCCCCGTCGCGAAGCGCTCGAGCAGGTGGGGGCGCAGCGCGGGGCTGCGCCGGAGCGCAGAGGGGCGGAGGCGGCCGCCACACCTAGGGCGCCCCGGAGCGCCCGGGGCTGGCGCGGGCGGAGCCGCCCGGAGGGCCGCGCGTGTCCCCGgcctcggccccgccccgcgccgtcCAATGAGAGCCCGCGGCCAGAGGGGCTGTCCGCACACTCTGCCCGCAGCCCCACTCCGCGCCGCCGACCCCCTGACACCGCACCCCGCACCCCGCACCCGGGCAGCGCGCCCCAGACCCCGAGCTCCGCGCGCCGTCGTCGGCTTCCGGACGCCGCTCCCTGCGCCCCTCTCCGGGACCCTGCGCCCCGGTTCCTGGACTCCAGGTGCCCCTAGTTCCCCAGGCGCCGGCGAGCCCTATGGCCCCCCAAGGGGGTGAAGTAGGAGCAGCCTGAGTACCCGCAGCCGGTGCCCCGTCCACGCCCCCACCCCCCCGGGGCCGCGCGGCGGGAGTCTTCGGGGAGCTATGCTGAGGCCGAGTGGTGCGGAGGAAGCCGCGCAGCTCCCCCCTCGGCGCGTCCGCGCCCCTGTCCCCGCGCCGGCGCCCAGACCCGCAGCCCCCGACGGTTCTCCGGCTTCGCCCCGCCTGAGTCTTGCCTGTcttctgctgttgctgctgctgacTCTGCCGGCCCGCGTAGACACATCCTGGTGGTGAGTGCGGTTCTCCGGGTTGGGAGGGTGAGGCGCTGGGTCAGAGAGGCCAGAAGCGCCCGGAGGGAATGTACAGCTCCCGGCACCGGCTGCTCAGCCGGTTGTCGCTTCGACGGAGTTAGGCGATCCAGGCAGGACTGTCACTGAAGATACAGAGTGGCGGGGGTAGGGGAGAGGCGGGTATGGGGCGCAGCGCCTTCCCCGCCCGGTGAGGTGGGCGCTGGGTATTTGGAGCAAGGACACCCGGTGGTCGAAGATTCCCAGACCCTCATATGCTGTGCTCAATCCTCTTAGGGCAAAAGCTACCTTCTGAGTTTCTCTCAGGGTGGAGTTAGGGAACCAGTCACCCATCTGGGGCTTTCGGTGGCCGTCCCTTAGGACCCCCTGATCGCctaagatgtggagaaaggggccGCTGGCACGGGCGGCTGAGGCTCCTGCGAGTCTACCCTACCCGGTAACGAAGTAAGCCTTTGGTGAGGCAGCAGCACCCAGCTCGAGGTTTAGAACTGGAACCCAGGCAGAAACTCccacaattaaaacaaacaaaacacttggGTTTGCATGATTTAGGCATTTGTCTTCAGCCTCTGCTTTGAAGATGTTACTTCGAACCTTGCtatctccctcccctcttccttctttttcttccccagatGACCCCATCTCCAAGAACTAGAGGCTTCTGGAGTCCCAAAGTCTTAGGAGACCCTCTCCTCAGATTTCTTGCAGGCCTTAGACTCCAGACGCTTCATAAGAGGGCAGATGAtgcaaaaagcattaaaaatccACTGGGTATCTTCTTTTCTGAATTCCCCCTTCCTTCAAGCCCTGGATGGCACTCATCTTTTTCTCTCGGGAGAAAGAGCtgctttcccccacccccaccgtctCGGGGGCAGAGCACCCAGAGAGTTGGACTGAGAAAAGactcagtcttctcatctttctttcaCCCCTCAATCAAACTGGCCTCTTGGACTGGGCTATTGCCCCTCTCTGTTCAAGCAGTGCCCCCCTTCCTTTCCTtactctgcccctccccctctctaTCCCCCACCAAATGTGCTCTCTTCTCCCCTCGCACcctgtggcttttcttctcttcacttGGAATCTTGGCTGGAAGGGTGAGGGGTAGCCGGCTGAGGGGCCAGCAAGCTTGGGCTGCAGATTCCTATCATTTCAAGATGCGTTTCTCTCCATATCCCCCCTCTCCCCCccatttttcctgtttcagaaaaatctctcttttgGATCTTTTTTATCTCTGCAGTGTTGGGGAAGGCAAAGAGGGGGGTTCTGGatggggaagcagggaggccCATATCTTACATCTGGCTTGAAACATTCCTttagaaagggaaagggaagaagggggACAAGGAGCAAAGCCTTTCAAAGTTCAGAGTGAGATCAAAGCCACCCTTTACCTACAAGGGCTCAGTTTGGCTAGGGACTTGCATCTTCAGTGGCCCTGTAGAGAGAAGATGAAGTGACCACTGCACATTCTTATCCATCCCTGATGGCAGTTTGCTTTTAGGGGCTCTTGATTGCTTCTTACCAGTTCAGGAGGCAGTCTTGGGGACCACTTGGTGTTTAGGTGAGGAAGTGTCACTCTGGTAATTTCAGCATCCTGGTAGACCCAACTGGGGTTCTTCCTAGTCTCCATTTTGTCCCCTTGAttgctctttctcccttttcctttctccctctactACTCTCGCCCCACGTGGTTCATATTAAAGATTTTGGAAAAACTCCTGAGTGGAAGATCTAGTGAGGGAGGCAGGCGGGTGATACAGAGGGATTCAGCAGTCCCTGTGAAATGGAGGAAGGCAGCAAAAGGACCAGGATGGGGAGTGAATGCAGAGGTGATCTCAGTCTCCTTGCCTCACACCTCTCATAGCTGCAGCCCCTAGATGCCTGCCTCAGTGGTCATCACTTCTGGGATAAAGTGGAAAGCTGCTTTCTAAAGGCAGGTCAGGCTCCCAAGgtgattctctctctttcccttagGAAAAAACCCACCAAGATTGATATTCTGTACAACCCCTGGAAGAGATGCCTgttgactgtgtgtgtgtctgtgtcccactCCGGAGCAGAAGGTCATCACTGTCACCAGCTAACAGTCTCATCTTCCTCACAGCCCTTCCCCTTACTGACAACCATGCCTTCCCTTTCCCTATCTTTAACTGGAAGGAAATGGATCCTTTCTTTGTAATCTATACTCAAGAGAACAACAAATAGGGGGCTCCTTGCATGTGCTTCCCTTTCCGTTTTGCATTCTGCAGGGGATTGGATGTAGGGAATCACAAAAGCAGGACTGTATGCATGGATTCACAAAGGGAGAGTGACAGAGTGGTAACATAACATTAGCATTATTGTTCCTAACCACAGCTGCCATTTAATGAGCCCTTACTAAGTTCCAGACGCTGTGGCTAGGCACCTTATGAGCATCATCTTCTTCAATCCCCAATAATCTAGTGAGttggatactattattatccccattttacacatgaagaaagtGAGGGATAGGAGGGGAGTGGTAAGAAACTCAAGTTCACACCAATTTTGGAGCCAGATTGGTCTACTCCTGGCACTGTGTGGCTCTCTCGCCCTTGGAATGAAAATGAGCTTGGACTTTGGTGTCAGATGTCCTTGGTTCACCAGGTTGTCTTCCACCTAGTTCTGATCGACAGAGCTGGACGTTATCACTTAATCTCCtggaacttcagtttcttcacctgtaaaatggagatctcCCACTTTCTCATAGGATTTTTGTGTAGAAAAATGTTTTGTGAACTGTAAAGTACCATATAAATGATGATGTATTGAGAGATGAAGGGAGGGTAATAGTTTTATCCTTGAGTTCAAAGCCCTTGATGGGCTGGGCTGAATCATGTACTAGGGGCTGTAAAAGAAAGgggggaaataaaaaaaggatCCCTggcctcattaaaaaaaaacaaacaaacataaaacatcTACAAATAGGCTGGCAATATCAACAGAAATAAAGCTATAACTGAAATGAAGTTTATGGCTGGCTAGGGGGAGAAGGAAATTGGGGGTAAATCAGAGTGGTTAGGTGTTTATTCAACAAAAagttattaagtacctactatgtgccagacactgttctaggtactggggatattaaagtgaagaaagcagacaaaaaacCCATGCCTTCATGGAGCAGTGTgtctgaatcacctggggatgctggtaaaatgtagattctgattcagtaggcctgggaggggctctgaggctctgcatttctaacaggtccCAAGGCACTGCCAATACTGCTGTTCTGGGGACCACAATTTGAATAGTAAGGGGCTAGAGTAGGGTATGAGTCACTTTGTCAAAGGAAGGGATATGAAACAGGCACAAGCAGGTGAAGAGAGCATTCTGGGGCAGGAAGCTGGGAAGGAAGTGAAAACTTCTGGAGGGGAAAACAGATCTAGAGAGCCAGGAGCATCTCATCCCTTCTACCAGCCCATGAGCTGGagatgctttaaatatatttgtgccCCTCACAGCTGAGCTCCAGGCTTGGCACATGGCAGGCATTTTGCAGGCATGTGTTGAGTTGAGAGGGGGATGGGCTGGGCTCAGGCTCAGTTTTTTTGGAGGCCCCTAAACTGACTACAAGGGGCTGACCACTGATCAGCAGGCAAGCACCCTGCTCTGCAGAATCTTGACGCAGCTATTTAGCGGGATAAGAGTGGTAGTAGAGAAACTTAATTATCACCCCATCTTAGATACTGAACAGATGTTCCCACGCTCAGTGAGGATGTAATAAGAAGGACCAATGTGGGCCGCAGCAGAATGGATTTAAGTCAGACCACAGGAAGAACTTTTTGCCAGAGTTTGGCCTGCTCCACTCCAGACTGTCTCATGAGGGCTGGATTACTGGTCTCCCATTCCCATCCAACCCCCCTCTTTCCAAGCCccagttaaaaaaacaaatacccATTGCCTAAAGCAGTACTCGGGGCTGAACTGGGGAAGCAGAACGGTGGTGAGACAGGGACAAGCTCCAACTCCAACGGTCTTGATTCCCCAAACAAAGCACCACGGCAGTGGGTGTAACTCCAGGCTGTGCGTCAGGCAGCCCTTTccggcctggcccagcccagggtgtttattttgtttgttcctgGAAGCTGTTGCTCTGATGGACACTGCTGGGGACGCTGATTCCATGGGATTTGTTAGTGGCAGGCCAGCCCTCTTACCCCTCCCCTGGGACAGATGGGCCCCATCAGCCCTGCTGAGTTCCAGAAGAGGCAAGCATCAGCCCTCCTTGTGTTTATTTGAGTTGGTGTCACCAGTGGTGATCTAGTCTGTGGGTGAGGGCCGAGTGTACAAATGCTGGGGgtatggggggaggggtggggggcgtAGAGTCTGGGGCAGTCCAGCTTTTCCACTCTCTCCACTGGccaccctcccttctcctcacccACTTCTAGACCTATTTTGGGGCCTTTCCAAAACCACAGGCTCATTCACAGCACAAATCAAATCTTTTCTGTCTGTAGCAGCAACTGCCCTCCTTGGCCCCCACCTGttcagaaaaagggagagaaggtaTCCTTTTGATGTATTAGGACAGGAGAATAGAGAATTCCTAGCAAATCAAGGAAGGTACTGGGTTTTGGAGAGATAGAAAGGGAGTGAGAATTAGGGGAAGGAGTCAGATCTCATTTGGGGGCCTTGTGGGGAGAAAAGGTGGTGATGCACGCCTGTTTTCACTTTGAAATGTTCTTCCTGAGGCTTGTGGTGGAGTCCAGGGCTAAGAGTGtttgaatgaagagaaaatattgccTTGAGAAATTTGAGAATGACTCTAACAACCCACCTATCTTTTAGTAGGCCACTTCAATTGATCTTCTTATATTTGCTCGTATTGGGCAGCCTGGGAAGTGGAATATAGGGAGTGTCACCTGGTTGCTTTATCTTGGCCTTTGGCTACCTACTGCAAACAGCTTTCTGCCCATGCAGGTCCATAAAGGACATCATGCCCCATAGGTTGGGGAGGATGATTTTGAAAGACTCATTAGTTAAGAAAGCCTCCAGGGCCTGGAAATAAAGGGTATGGGGAGGAGAGTTTGGGGTGGGGTCTTCCTCCCCAGACCTCAGAACTGGGATTGAGGATTTTTAGCTACATGGGTCCAACTAGAGCTGTAAACACTACTCAAAATTGCCCACTATGTCTCTTCCCACTGGCCCCTCCCTGTCTCTATCCTTCTTCCCCCAAACCATGTCTTCATGGACCAGCCATGCAGGACATGCCTTTTATATGCGGTGTAAGAGTGTTGTCTCAGACTCTCattttgttagtttatttttgtgtgaggctcttaatgtttattaaataaacagGCAATGGGTTTgtgtgacaagcccacagcttCTGTGTACGTGACACATGCCTGGCCTGCGTTCTGGGAGTGTGTGTCACTTTGGCATTTGGCTGAGGAACTGGTGATGGTGGGAGACCATTCAATTACTCTCTCTGCAACTGCATAACTATTTCTCCAGAGCTTGTGGGGAACAGTTCTACCCATTGGCCTCAGGGAATGTGGGttgggggaaagagaaggaacCTCTCCAAGGTCTGAATGCCAAACCTTACCCCTCCTTATTCCCCTCCTGATGCAGAAAAGGGGCCAGGAAGCTCTGACAGAGACATCTCCACCTTGCAGGTACATCGGGGCACTGGGGGCCCGAGTGATCTGTGACAATATCCCTGGTCTGGTGAGCCGGCAGCGGCAGCTGTGCCAGCGTTACCCAGACATCATGCGCTCAGTGGGCGAGGGGGCCCGAGAATGGATCCGAGAGTGTCAACACCAGTTCCGCCACCACCGCTGGAACTGCACCACGCTGGACCGGGACCACACTGTCTTTGGCCGTGTCATGCTCAGAAGTAGGGGCGTCTTccaccctgccccagctccttccctttcTATGCTTGGGGTGGTGAGTGGTAGGGTAGGCATgatcccctctcccttctctacACACTACTTCATAATCAGAGAAACAGTTATGAGCAGAGCCCAGGGTACAGTTGGGAGCAGATCCTCAGTACTTTAGATATATAGGCAGGGGCCCCTCTAATCCTGGTGTTCTGGGATGATGGGACAGAGGAACAGAATTTCCTAGTACctccatctttcttcctctttcccttccctccccaacccccagcctgCAAGTTTCCATGCACTGTAAGTCTGAGAAATAGGAATGGCTGCTCTGTTCTTACCAACACCATCACTACCCTCACCCTCACACTCCCAACACTCCAGTAATGGGAGCAAGGGATAAACAGAAAGGTGATATGTAAATATTTGGAGAGTCAGCAGCTTGGCTCCAGCTCAGCAAAAAATCTAAGTAGAGCTAGATAGTAAActaggagaaagagaatgagatggGAATCTGGAGGTGTCAGGGGAACAGGAGTGATGATTCATCAATCcctgagagcagagagggaaggaagtgggcaGGAGAAAGTAGCATGTCTCTTCAAACAGGCTGACCCCTGGGCTGGGGTCTCCGCTGTAGGGGAACTGTCCAACAGAGTGGGCCTGAAAAGGCCTGGAATTTGGACGAAGGCAGGCTTAGCTGAGTCAGGGTTGGTGCTCAGTGGGAGGGGATGATTCACTGTGAAACTTTTCAATGGATGGACCCAGGGAGTTTGAAAGGAAGCAAGAGTACAGGTCAGCTCAAGAGGTCAGATGTACAAAGAAGTGGATAGAGAGTAGTGAGGGCTGAGGGGAAAGGTCAGATACTCTGGGGAATGCTCTTGGAAGAGAAGGGCATCTTCAAGAAAGGGAGCAGGGGTTGctctgggagagaagaggagaagagaggaggttACAAGTCAGAGGTTGTGTGGGCTGAAGAAGGGAACAGACATGGGCCTTCCTGAAAcacccttcctcctttctctctctaggTAGCCGGGAGGCAGCATTTGTATATGCCATCTCATCAGCAGGGGTGGTCCACGCTATCACTCGAGCCTGTAGCCAGGGTGAACTAAGTGTGTGCAGCTGTGACCCCTACACCCGTGGCCGACACCACGACCAACGTGGGGACTTTGACTGGGGTGGCTGTAGTGACAACATCCACTATGGTGTTCGCTTTGCCAAGGCCTTCGTGGATGCCAAGGAGAAGAGGCTTAAGGATGCTCGGGCCCTCATGAACTTGCATAACAACCGCTGTGGTCGCACGGTTAGTACTCACATCTGTGTGTGTACATTCATATTTGCTGGGGGTGACCAGTATGTGTGATCATGAACCAAATGTGAAGGTGGAAGTGCTGAAGCCTTGTGGATCGCTTCCAAAAGTCCAAACCTCCTGGACAGGAGCAGTAAATGCAAGGGAGCTTGGGAATGCCTAGGTTCAGCCAGGTGCATAAAGAGTCTTCACATAGGTGGAAAGTAGGGAAAGGTGgagaaaagaggggaaataactttttaagaaggaaaagaaccCCCTCCATCAAGACCGAGGAGCATAAGAATTTGTTCTAGTCAGTTCACTGGTAtttgagcacctcctatgtgcctAGTCTGTGCTTGAAAATGACGTGCTACAAAAGTAGAAGACATGGTACCTTAAACACTAAAACACACGAAAACTAGAGGATGTGCCAGCACGCTGTAGTCATGAACAGAATCCTGTGGCTCTAAAGTTCAAGTGGGCTCCCATTGAAAAGGAAAGCCCTGTTGGTCCAGGAGGGTTTCCTGGAAGAAGAGGTTCTTGAATTTGATCAAGAAGAATGGGTGGGATCTGATTGAGGAGAGAACAACCAGTGGCTCCACTAGTCAGCCAGGGCCTAGTGCCTGGTCCAGCAGACTTCAGAGCACTCATGTTTTTAGTCCTAGGAAGGACTAAAAAGTGCCCTGACTGGCTGCCTTTCCCTTACCTGCCTCCCTATCTCTCAGGCTGTGCGGCGGTTTCTGAAGCTGGAGTGTAAGTGCCATGGCGTGAGTGGCTCCTGTACTCTGCGCACCTGCTGGCGTGCACTCTCAGACTTCCGCCGCACAGGTGATTACCTACGGCGGCGTTATGATGGGGCTGTGCAGGTGACAGCCACGCAGGATGGTGCCAACTTCACAGCAGCCCGCCAAGGCTATCGCCGTGCCACCAGGACTGACCTTGTCTACTTTGACAACTCCCCAGACTACTGTGTCTTGGACAAGGCTGCAGGTGAGTAAGGAAAGCAGGAAAGGTAGGGATATGGAGCCCCAGTTCTTAGTGCAGGCACCCCTGGTTAATCATGGTCTGTTCAGCCTCAGGATTTAGGGGAGGGGATGCCGTGGGAGGAGTTAGTCTCCTCCCGACATGAAAACCTTGTAATGAGATTGTTGATTTATGCCTCAATCCGCCAGGCCCAATACTGCacaagcagagaggagaggtcaTCTATTCACTCCTGTATATCCCTAGCATCTGGGATCTGAGTAGGTACAACTCAGTGAATGTCTAAATGAATCACCCATCTTCAGTACCACACAATGTGTGGGCTACACAGAAGCATCAGATGCAGCCCCAAGTCTTTGGCACTTTACAAtctaagaaaatgagatgtaACAAGTAGACAATGCAACTGTAAAAGAGAGATGACTGGAGAAATCAAGGacagtttatttgaaaatgtggaATTTAAGCTGTTTCTTGAAGTGTGGGGATTATCTGGATAACTAGAGAGAAGAACAGGCAGATATTCTCTACACACAAACAGAGTGTTGATGGGAAAGCACATGATCTGTTCCaggaacagagaacagattaatcTGACTGAGCGAAGGTTTTGAGTAAGGGAGATTAAAGGTAGAAAGGTTGGGAACAGACCATGAATGACTGAAAGGCTTTATCCAGCTGCTGCCATTGAAGATTCTAAAGTGGAGTTGGGGAAGCAAGGAAAGAGGAGATCCCTACCAAAGGCTAACCATTGGCAGAAAGCAGCAAATCGTTGTTTCTCGGTCTGTTCCAGATATTTGTGGTGGAATTCTTGGGGATGCTGGCAGGTCATATGGTATTCTCCCAAAAGAGTGGAAGTTACCAGCTTGGCTCATATTTCAGGTTTAGACAGGTTAAACTAGGAACAACGTGCAATGCAACAGAACTGCTCCTCTCCTGGTGACTGTTGTGGACTCCCAAGCTCTTCTCTGCAGACTCAGCAGTCAGGACTTGGTGAGGTGGAGCCAAAAAACCTCAGTTGTCTTCGGTACTGTTTGTTTTCATCCATCACTGTCATTCCTGGAGAGTCAGGTGGCTCAGAGCAAAACTGGGCACAGAAACAGGGTGGAGCTCCACTCAAGTAACAGAGAAAGTAGTTTGTGTACTTTGAAGGGTGCTAGGATAAAAAAGGTTAAGAGAGCCCTTCTGATCCTCCTAGTGATTTCCTGCCACTAGGTATGTTTTTTTCCCACGTGGTATAATTTAGAGGGCTACTCTCCAAATGCTTGGAAATAATTCCATTACATCCAAGATGTAAGCCTATGCTACCATACCTAAAATGCACCTTTGGGGAAGGATCTTTGGAGTTAGGAGGGAGGATGAGTCACCTGTGTGTTGGTTTTTCTCAGAGGCATAAAATTAGGTCTCATAAAAACCAAAGTGGTATAAGTCGTCCCAGAAGGGAGTATGGAGCCAGGAATTTTCTCCAAAGCAGTACTGTCCAGTTGAACTttgtgatgatagaaatgttctacatctgtgCTCTCCAGTACGGTAGCCACTTAGCCACATGGGATTACTGAGTATTTGAAATATACCTAGTGTGACCAAGGaactaagttttaaattttatttaattttaattaattaaagtctAAAtgaccacatgtggctagtggctaccacattggacagcTCAACTCCAGAGTGTGGAAGAGGCTTTTGGTGCACAAGAGAAGGACTTAAGACCCAGCATTTGGAGTTAGGAGAAGAACACATATAGAAGACCTAGTCAGCCCATACTCTTAGAGCAGTGGTCTCCTAATATTTTGCATTATATATtcctatcattaaaaaaaaattgaggggctggcccggtggtgtagaggttaagttcatgcgttccactttggcagaacccagggtttgcagtttcagatcctaggcgcagacctagcaccgctcatcaaaccacgctgcagcagcatcccaaataaaacagaggaagattggcacagatgttagctcagagccaatcttcctcacacacacacacacacaaaaacattgaGCATGTACCtccaatatatgtatatttacttataaattataTCTATGTTCCATTGTACTAATATGTACATTATACAACATACACACaagatagatattttaaattgatgagatataaaaatatagaagttCTAGCATTTTCTTCCCATGCCCCAGTGGAATATGAAGACTACTGCTATAGAAATCAGTTAACCTATTC encodes:
- the WNT2B gene encoding protein Wnt-2b produces the protein MLRPSGAEEAAQLPPRRVRAPVPAPAPRPAAPDGSPASPRLSLACLLLLLLLTLPARVDTSWWYIGALGARVICDNIPGLVSRQRQLCQRYPDIMRSVGEGAREWIRECQHQFRHHRWNCTTLDRDHTVFGRVMLRSSREAAFVYAISSAGVVHAITRACSQGELSVCSCDPYTRGRHHDQRGDFDWGGCSDNIHYGVRFAKAFVDAKEKRLKDARALMNLHNNRCGRTAVRRFLKLECKCHGVSGSCTLRTCWRALSDFRRTGDYLRRRYDGAVQVTATQDGANFTAARQGYRRATRTDLVYFDNSPDYCVLDKAAGSLGTAGRVCSKTSKGTDGCEIMCCGRGYDTTRVTRVTQCECKFHWCCAVRCKECRNTVDVHTCKAPKKAEWLDQT